In one Solanum lycopersicum chromosome 11, SLM_r2.1 genomic region, the following are encoded:
- the LOC101249136 gene encoding uncharacterized protein, whose translation MDGQKSQAKLTRTQSSLLRSSPTIRSSIHSFSSINEFGIDHEPDIEEQKPHKPGSTPVRRGSFFSPFRSGPARFVPVLVVSVVLMYTLFVFFSRDNIPMSESVLLALIFVAVLLFFVGKNREFIHQRYTVFRNLFDEYGKRFGFQRTHSKPVQWFIGETKLGDKEGKCENEKQVVREGVEFYSNGDMYEGEYHKGRCNGSGVYNYFVKGRYEGDWVDGKYDGYGIENWARGSKYRGQYRQGLRHGYGVYKFYTGDTYAGQWCNGQSHGVGSQSCSDGSCYIGEFKCAVKHGLGCYHFRNGDRYAGEYFGDKIHGFGVYHFANGHCYEGSWHEGRKQGFGMYTFRNGDTRCGEWDSGNLKTPSPPLTDAVLRAVQAARKAAENAIKLRRVDEQVKNAVTAANRAATAARVAAIKAVQNQMNENFCDTTS comes from the exons ATGGACGGTCAGAAAAGCCAGGCGAAGTTAACGAGGACACAGTCTTCACTTCTCCGGTCTTCTCCAACTATCCGGTCGTCAATTCATAGCTTTTCGTCGATTAACGAATTTGGTATTGACCATGAACCGGATATTGAAGAGCAAAAGCCGCATAAACCCGGTTCGACTCCGGTTCGTCGTGGTTCGTTTTTCTCGCCGTTCCGATCTGGTCCGGCGAGGTTTGTTCCGGTTCTGGTAGTTTCTGTTGTTTTAATGTACACCCTTTTCGTTTTCTTTAGCAGGGATAATATACCCATGTCAGAGAGTGTTCTGTTAGCTCTAATTTTCGTAGCGGTTTTGTTGTTCTTCGTTGGGAAGAACAGGGAGTTCATTCACCAAAGGTATACTGTGTTTAGGAACTTGTTTGATGAGTATGGGAAACGGTTTGGGTTTCAGAGAACCCATTCAAAGCCTGTTCAATGGTTCATTGGGGAAACAAAATTGGGGGATAAAGAGGGAAAATGTGAAAATGAGAAGCAGGTTGTGAGGGAAGGAGTTGAGTTTTACAGTAATGGTGATATGTATGAAGGTGAGTATCATAAAGGGAGGTGTAATGGTAGTGGAGTTTACAACTATTTTGTTAAAGGAAGATATGAAGGTGATTGGGTTGATGGTAAGTATGATGGCTATGGGATAGAGAATTGGGCTAGAGGTAGCAAATATAGAGGACAATATAGGCAAGGACTGAGACATGGCTATGGTGTTTACAAGTTCTATACAGGAGATACTTATGCTGGTCAATGGTGTAATGGACAAAGCCATGGTGTTGGATCACAATCTTGCTCTGATGGTAGCTGTTACATTGGTGAATTCAAATGCGCAGTCAAACATGGCCTCGGATGTTACCATTTCAG AAACGGGGATCGTTATGCAGGTGAATATTTCGGAGACAAGATTCATGGTTTTGGTGTGTATCATTTCGCAAACGGGCATTGCTATGAAGGGTCATGGCATGAAGGTCGAAAGCAAGGTTTCGGAATGTATACATTTAGAAATGGTGATACTAGATGTGGGGAATGGGACTCTGGCAATTTGAAAACTCCATCTCCCCCACTGACTGATGCTGTCCTTCGAGCTGTTCAG GCTGCTAGGAAAGCAGCAGAAAACGCAATTAAACTACGGAGAGTAGATGAACAAGTGAAAAATGCAGTCACCGCTGCGAACAGAGCTGCCACTGCTGCTAGAGTTGCTGCTATCAAAGCAGTACAAAACcaaatgaatgaaaatttttgtgACACTACTAGCTAA
- the LOC101249421 gene encoding uncharacterized protein: MRGVGGPLLCIGDLLSDVGESDAGGDQLPSHPINTPPPDFNSSLQPSDLNKLFQEKYEQLNKALAGTDHSWTHLTLELCTALETANKLVHSTNSNVGMLKDKVEELWEVINRRDATIEAAKAFEGSPKQPESS, translated from the exons ATGAGAGGAGTGGGAGGGCCGTTGTTATGCATCGGCGATCTGCTGAGTGACGTTGGAGAAAGCGATGCCGGCGGTGATCAACTTCCGTCGCACCCAATCAATACACCTCCACCGGATTTCAACTCCAGCCTCCAACCCTCCGATCTAAACAAGCTCTTTCAG GAAAAGTATGAGCAGCTGAACAAGGCACTTGCTGGCACAGATCATTCATGGACGCATCTCACACTGGAG CTATGCACTGCACTGGAGACTGCAAACAAGTTGGTTCACTCGACCAATTCTAATGTTGGCATGTTGAAAGATAAGGTTGAGGAGCTTTGGGAAGTCATTAATAGAAGAGACGCAACTATTGAAGCGGCAAAAGCCTTTGAAGGCTCTCCAAAACAACCTGAGAGCAGTTAG
- the LOC101253650 gene encoding DIS3-like exonuclease 2, whose amino-acid sequence MGVLVAESVENQNQTGVVVDKKKNRRSRRSKQNSPPTASSSLTGCLGESNFKGGVPILDHDGSKEFSLPRASNIAFTSLPTLRLNEQSAETGSLPVQLTFSPGVGGQVYSGSCPDYIAYGDQSITSYPQRKYFSSHWPAEAVHKALERGRVFKALFRVNAHNRLEAYCKVDGVRTDVLISGAAAQNRAVEGDTVAVEVDPPSLWTRMKGYTVSVESSALVDDGMLESVNSDFVRESCKGKNKVDTDYEFSSSGNCSSPLKNVLGYRSGQSFGDISHPEEKVPAENDYVNRHNMTALKPSMVGCYSEINDAMHATERLSAAVDSFPSKRPTGRVVAILEGSPRRDTIVGFLNVKKWMWSREANKKDLKKNKYLSTALNCQYLLLTPNDPRFPKMMVPFKSLPDIILERLEAGDVAVEMDLVAARIADWAEENYIPEAHVTDIFGRGGELEPQLAATLYENAIDSSEFCQQTLSCLPSIPWEIPKEELKSRRDIRKLCVFTIDPATATDLDDALSVERLPDGTSRVGVHIADVSYFVQPDSALDENAQARSTSVYLLQSKLPMLPPLLSENLGSLNPGVDRLAFSIFWDINQSGEFIQRWIGRTVIQSCCKLSYDHAQDIIDGLLDDPSSYKGEHSWPVLHGLFKWSDIVTSVKNLYEISIILKKKRFEDGALSLESPKIVFLFDEDGIPYDSVLSGRKESNMLVEEFMLLANRTAAEVITRAYPSSALLRRHPEPNPRKLREFESFCSKHGLRLDTTSSGQIHNSLECIRRELADDSVLTDILMCYAARPMQLATYFCSGDVEDENDRGHYALAVPLYTHFTSPLRRYPDILVHRMLAAAVEAEEVYLKLKLLQNPDRGEMRRQRCLTDVYFNKDAIESPEAQEALSAAASKHKAPSAETLAYIASHCNERKLACRHVKDAMEKLYMWVLLKRKEILFSEARVMGLGPRFMSIYIHKLATEQRIYYDEVEGLTVEWLEATSTLVLSPSTNKRFNRRGSPGKCRSLEEVALILSPCELNQELDLCGPNDQEGSGVLQIGNASKSCLPGIPKIEPAVFPVTLRLLSTITVALHAIGGGYGPLDIGARLFISSYFK is encoded by the exons ATGGGTGTACTGGTTGCGGAGTCTGTGGAAAATCAGAATCAGACTGGTGTAGTTGTTGATAAGAAGAAAAACCGTCGATCTAGACGATCTAAGCAAAATTCTCCTCCAACAG CAAGTAGTTCGCTGACTGGCTGTCTTGGGGAATCAAATTTTAAGGGAGGTGTTCCCATCTTGGATCACGACGGATCTAAAGAGTTTTCATTGCCTAGAGCATCAAACATTGCCTTTACTTCCTTGCCCACGTTGCGTTTAAATGAACAGTCAGCAGAGACAGGAAGTCTCCCTGTGCAGCTAACATTTTCACCGGGTGTTGGTGGACAAGTATATTCCGGTTCATGCCCAGACTATATTGCTTATGGTGACCAGTCAATTACTTCTTACCCACAgaggaaatatttttcttcacattGGCCAGCAGAAGCCGTTCACAAAGCATTGGAG AGGGGTCGTGTCTTTAAAGCATTATTTCGTGTCAATGCCCACAATAGACTTGAG GCCTATTGTAAAGTTGATGGTGTGCGAACAGATGTTCTTATTAGTGGAGCTGCAGCTCAAAACAGAGCC GTTGAAGGAGACACTGTTGCTGTTGAAGTTGATCCTCCTTCTCTTTGGACTAGAATGAAAGGATATACAGTTAGTGTTGAGAGTTCGGCTTTGGTAGATGATGGTATGTTGGAGTCCGTCAATTCAGACTTCGTCAGAGAGAGTTGCAAAGGGAAGAACAAGGTAGACACAGATTATGAGTTCAGTAGTTCTGGAAATTGTTCTAGCCCCTTGAAAAATGTGTTAGGTTATAGAAGCGGGCAGTCCTTTGGAGACATTTCACATCCTGAAGAAAAGGTACCTGCGGAGAATGATTATGTCAATAGACATAATATGACTGCTCTGAAACCTTCTATGGTTGGGTGCTATAGTGAAATTAATGATGCTATGCATGCAACAGAGAGATTGTCAGCTGCTGTGGATTCATTCCCATCTAAACGACCAACAGGCAGGGTTGTGGCTATCCTTGAGGGGTCACCTCGTCGGGACACTATTGTCGGTTTTCTCAATGTCAAGAAGTGGATGTGGAGTAGAGAAGCTAACAAAAAGgacttgaagaagaataaatatttatcgACTGCCTTGAACTGTCAATATCTCTTGTTAACACCAAATGATCCTCGGTTTCCGAAAATGATGGTGCCGTTTAAGAGCCTGCCAGACATCATTTTGGAAAGATTGGAAGCTGGTGATGTGGCAGTGGAGATGGACCTAGTAGCCGCACGGATTGCAGACTGGGCAGAAGAGAACTATATCCCAGAAGCTCATGTCACTGACATATTTGGACGAGGTGGAGAATTGGAGCCACAGCTTGCTGCAACCTTATACGAAAATGCAATTGATTCTTCAGAATTCTGTCAACAGACCCTATCATGTCTTCCAAGTATCCCATGGGAAATACCAAAAGAGGAGCTTAAGAGTAGAAGAGACATCAGAAAGTTGTGTGTTTTTACAATTGACCCTGCTACTGCCACCGATCTTGATGATGCACTGTCTGTTGAAAGGTTGCCTGACGGTACTTCTAGAGTTGGGGTCCATATAGCTGACGTGTCATACTTTGTTCAACCAGACTCAGCTTTAGATGAAAATGCTCAAGCGAGGTCAACAAGTGTGTATTTGTTGCAAAGTAAATTGCCAATGTTACCCCCATTGCTCTCTGAGAATCTGGGTTCACTTAATCCTGGTGTGGACAGACttgctttttctattttttgggACATCAATCAGTCTGGGGAATTTATTCAGCGCTGGATTGGCCGCACTGTAATTCAATCTTGTTGCAAGCTCTCGTATGATCATGCTCAGGATATTATTGATGGGTTGCTTGATGATCCAAGTTCTTATAAAGGAGAACATTCTTGGCCAGTGTTACACGGCCTTTTTAAATGGTCTGATATTGTTACATCTGTCAAGAACCTTTATGAAATCTCTATAATCTTGAAGAAAAAGAGGTTTGAAGATGGGGCTCTGTCACTCGAAAGTCCcaaaattgttttcttatttgatgAAGATGGGATACCTTATGATAGTGTGCTCAGTGGAAGGAAGGAGTCAAACATGCTTGTTGAGGAGTTTATGCTTTTGGCCAACAGGACAGCTGCTGAAGTTATAACTAGAGCTTATCCTTCCAGTGCACTATTGCGAAGGCATCCTGAACCCAACCCGCGTAAGCTCAGAGAGTTTGAGTCATTCTGCTCTAAACATGGTCTGAGATTGGATACCACTTCGTCTGGCCAGATTCATAATTCGTTGGAGTGCATTAGACGAGAGCTTGCAGATGATTCTGTGTTAACAGATATTCTTATGTGTTACGCTGCAAGACCCATGCAATTGGCAACTTACTTCTGCAGTGGCGATGTAGAAGATGAAAATGATAGGGGTCATTATGCCCTTGCTGTTCCTTTATACACACACTTTACTTCTCCGCTCCGGCGCTATCCGGATATTCTGGTGCATCGGATGCTTGCTGCAGCTGTAGAAGCTGAAGAGGTGTATCTGAAGCTCAAGTTGTTGCAAAATCCAGATCGTGGAGAAATGAGACGCCAAAGATGTTTGACCGATGTATACTTCAATAAAGATGCAATTGAATCACCTGAAGCTCAAGAAGCATTATCTGCAGCAGCATCAAAACATAAGGCTCCCTCTGCAGAAACTCTTGCTTATATTGCTTCCCATTGCAATGAAAGAAAGTTGGCTTGCAGGCACGTGAAAGATGCTATGGAGAAACTCTACATGTGGGTACTTCTAAAAAGAAAGGAG ATACTGTTCTCAGAAGCAAGAGTTATGGGTTTGGGACCACGATTCATGTCAATATACATCCACAAGCTTGCT ACTGAACAGcgaatatattatgatgaagttGAGGGACTGACTGTGGAGTGGCTTGAGGCTACTTCAACATTGGTACTTAGTCCGTCTACAAATAAGCGCTTTAACAGGAGGGGTAGTCCAGGGAAGTGCAGATCTCTTGAAGAAGTAGCACTCATTCTTAGCCCATGTGAACTGAACCAAGAACTGGATTTGTGTGGACCAAATGATCAGGAAGGGAGCGGTGTGTTACAAATCGGAAATGCTTCAAAATCTTGTCTTCCTGGTATACCAAAGATTGAACCTGCTGTTTTCCCTGTGACTCTGCGACTTCTTTCAACAATCACTGTTGCTCTTCACGCTATTGGAGGAGGGTATGGACCCCTTGATATTGGGGCAAGGCTGTTTATTAgttcatatttcaaataa